A window of Malania oleifera isolate guangnan ecotype guangnan chromosome 5, ASM2987363v1, whole genome shotgun sequence contains these coding sequences:
- the LOC131156450 gene encoding protein DETOXIFICATION 46, chloroplastic-like, whose translation MQTKTLACPSQLPLQNRNLNEYRLPSTFFHNRRVRSSSINSRNLHISSAALSNRHKRLRRACISPGQEVLDELPEKIRTENGCIVSSLSLPQGEEEEEIESVAPKREEFGASQSILSQMKEIVMFSGPATALWICGPLMSLIDTAIIGQGSSIELAALGPGTVLCDNMSYVFMFLSIATSNIVATALARKDKKEVQHQISILLFIGLTCGMLMLIFMKFLGAWALTAFAGPKNVHIVPAANTYVQIRGLAWPAVLVGWVAQSASLGMKDSWGPLKALAVASTVNVIGHVVLCTFLGYGIAGAAWATMVSQVIAACMMIEALNNKGYNGFSVAVPSPSELLQIFKLAAPVFVTMMSKVSFYSLIIYFATSMGTPTVAAHQVMIQMYSMCVVWGEPLSQTAQSFMPELIYGVDRSLAKARMLLKSLVIIGAMTGLIIGTIGTCVPWLFPNIFTPDHAVIREMHNVLVPFFIALVVTPSTHSLEGALLAGRDLKFISLTMSGCFALGSLLLLLVSSRGYGLPGCWCALVGFQWARFFLSLRRLISPDGILYSEDLNRYKLGKLKAA comes from the exons ATGCAGACGAAAACCCTAGCTTGCCCTTCCCAGCTCCCTCTGCAAAACCGTAATCTCAATGAATACCGCCTTCCTTCGACTTTCTTCCACAACCGTCGCGTTCGCAGCTCTTCCATTAATTCCCGAAATTTGCATATTTCTTCCGCGGCACTCAGTAATCGCCATAAGCGCCTCAGAAGGGCTTGCATAAGCCCCGGGCAAGAAGTTCTCGACGAATTGCCGGAAAAAATCAGAACCGAAAATGGCTGTATTGTCTCTTCACTTTCGCTGCctcaaggagaagaagaagaagaaattgagtCTGTGGCTCCGAAAAGAGAAGAGTTTGGGGCGAGTCAGAGCATACTGAGTCAAATGAAGGAAATTGTGATGTTCTCGGGGCCGGCCACGGCACTTTGGATCTGTGGACCTCTGATGAGTCTCATTGACACCGCAATTATCGGTCAAGGAAGCTCCATTGAGCTTGCCGCTTTGG GCCCAGGAACGGTTCTTTGTGATAATATGAGTTATGTGTTCATGTTCCTCTCAATTGCTACTTCGAATATAGTTGCCACTGCACTTGCCAGAAAG GATAAGAAAGAAGTGCAGCATCAGATATCTATCTTGCTCTTTATTGGGTTAACATGTGGCATGCTGATGCTTATCTTCATGAAATTTCTGGGTGCCTGGGCACTTACAG CTTTCGCtggaccaaagaatgtgcatatTGTACCTGCAGCAAACACTTATGTCCAG ATTAGAGGCTTGGCATGGCCAGCAGTTCTTGTAGGATGGGTTGCTCAAAGTGCAAG TCTTGGCATGAAAGACTCCTGGGGTCCTTTGAAGGCTTTGGCAGTTGCCAGTACTGTGAATGTCATTGGACATGTAGTCCTGTGCACTTTCTTAGGCTATGGTATTGCTGGCGCAGCTTGGGCAACAATGGTCTCACAG GTTATTGCAGCCTGTATGATGATTGAAGCTCTAAACAATAAAGGATACAATGGTTTCTCTGTAGCTGTTCCATCACCCAGTGAactgctgcaaatattcaaacttGCTGCTCCAGTGTTTGTAACAAtgatgtcaaag GTATCTTTCTACTCCCTCATTATATATTTTGCTACATCTATGGGCACACCCACTGTTGCTGCTCATCAA GTCATGATTCAAATGTACAGCATGTGCGTGGTATGGGGAGAGCCTCTGTCCCAAACTGCACAATCTTTTATGCCTGAGTTGATATATGGTGTTGATCGTAGTTTGGCAAAG GCTCGAATGCTGCTAAAGTCACTTGTCATAATTGGAGCCATGACTGGATTAATAATAGGGACTATTGGAACATGTGTTCCTTGGCTGTTCCCCAATATTTTCACACCCGATCATGCAGTTATAAGAGAG ATGCACAATGTGTTGGTCCCATTCTTTATAGCATTGGTTGTGACACCCTCTACACATAGCCTTGAGGGAGCACTGTTG GCTGGACGGGATCTTAAGTTTATTAGTTTAACAATGAGCGGATGCTTTGCTCTGGGCTCACTTCTATTATTG CTTGTGAGCAGTAGAGGTTATGGTTTGCCAGGCTGCTGGTGTGCTCTTGTGGGATTCCAATGg GCTcgattttttctctctcttcgcCGTCTGATTTCTCCCGATGGAATACTTTACTCTGAAGATCTAAACCGCTACAAATTAGGGAAGCTAAAAGCTGCATAG